The stretch of DNA GGACCAGATGATTCAGGTTAATGTTATTGATAATGGAGAAGGGATACCGAAAGAATATCAGGATAAAATTTTCGATAAATTCACGCAAGTTGAGACGAAAAAACTTGGAAAAAAATTTGATACCGGACTCGGATTAACCTTTTGCAAACTAGCAATAGAGGCGCACGGCGGTCGTATCTGGGTTGAATCCGAACCGGAAAAAGGCAGCACGTTCTCGTTTACAATACCACTTAAGCCTAATATCAAAAGTTAACTGCAAAGAACGTTTAGGCGTGGTTACGTTGTAAAGAATTAAGATAGTATCAACATGATAGTATCCTTTCTGCCTACTTTGCGACTTTGCAGTTAAGATTTTTAGGAGCGTAAAAATGTTCAAAGTTAATATTTATGTAACATTAAAAAAATCGGTGCTTGACCCGCAAGGGAGAGCGGTGCAGAACGCGTTACATTCGCTCGGATTTAAAGAAGTCGCTGAGGTGCGTGTCGGTCGGTTCATCCAACTGGAAATTAACGGCAAGAATAAAAAAACGGTTGAAAAACAGGTGCATAAAATGTGTGACCAGCTTCTCGCGAATCCTGTTATTGAGGATTACCACTATTCAATAGAATAAAATCTACTACAAAGGCACCAAGGCACAAAGTTTGACTGCGTATTCTTGGTGTTCTTCGAGTATGTATGGTTCTTAGGTATAAAAAATTATGAAAATTGGAATTATCGTTTTTCCAGGGTCAAATTGTGACCATGATTGTTACTATGTAAGTAAACATGTTCTGAAACAGGAAACAGTATATATCTGGCATAAAGAACATTCGTTACAGAACTGCGATTTGATTATTCTTCCTGGCGGGTTCAGTTACGGGGATTATCTGCGAACCGGCGCAATTGCACGATTCTCGCCCATCATGCAATCGGTAATAAAATTTGCTAATAACGGCGGGCTTGTGCTCGGTATCTGTAACGGATTCCAGATTCTGCTTGAAGCAGGGCTTCTTCCTGGGGCGATGCGCCGAAATACCACGCTACGGTTTATTTGCAAATATGTTTATATCCGAACCGAGAATACCGAAACGCCGTTTACCAACGTATGCCAACCGAACCGAGTCTTGAAAATCCCGATTGCTCATGGTGAAGGGAACTATTACATCGACGAATCAGGTTATCAAGAATTGATTAAAAATGACCAAATCATATTCCGCTACTGCGAGCCGAACGGCAGAATCACGGCGAACGCAAATCCGAACGGTTCGCTTGATAACATCGCTGGCATCTGTAATCGGGATAAGAATATTCTCGGACTAATGCCACATCCGGAACGAGCGTCGGAACCGATTCTCGGTTCAGCGGATGGTAAACTGATTTTCGATTCGATTCTGAACAGGTTCGCAATTGCGTAAATGATTGGCGATTAATAGACGAGATTGAGTGGAGTTGGGTGGGAATTGCTTTGAGCAATACCCACTCTACTCCGTTTGCAAACATAGGTAACAATCTCAATAATTAACATTAAATATCAGATATAACTCAAATAAAATCAAGTTATAATAAGAAATATACCTTATGCGAAATAACCATATTTGCACCACTGATATAACCCCGGAATTAATCGAACAACATGGGTTAACCCAAGAAGAATTTCAGCGGATACTTGATATTCTTGGCCGACAGCCGACTCTTACTGAGCTCGGGATATATTCGGTGATGTGGTCAGAACATTGCAGTTATAAAAGTTCTCGGATTCATCTGAAAAAATTCCCGACGAACGGACCGCGCATCTTGCAAGGTCCAGGCGAAAACGCTGGAATCATCGATATCGGAAACGGGCTCGCGATCGTGATGAAAATCGAGTCGCATAATCATCCGTCCGCAGTTGAACCGTATCAGGGCGCAGCGACCGGAGTTGGCGGAATTATCCGCGATATTTTCACCATGGGCGCGCGACCGATAGCGTCATTAAACTCGCTCCGGTTCGGGCAGTTGAACGACCCGAAATCGAAACATCTTTTATCCGGTGTTGTTGCGGGGATTGCCGGCTACGGAAACTGTATGGGAATTCCGACGGTTGCCGGTGAAGTATATTTTGAAGAGACGTATCGGGATAACTGTTTGGTGAACGTGATGTGTGTCGGGTTAGTTAAAACAGATAAGATTTATAAAGCGATAGCCTGCGGGAAAGATAATCCGATAATCTATGTCGGGTCGACGACTGGCCGTGACGGGATTCATGGATGCACGTTCGCCTCAGAAGAACTGGATGAACATTCGCAGGAAGACCGACCGTCCGTGCAAGTCGGTGACCCGTTTATGGAAAAGAAACTGCTGGAAGCGTGTCTGGAATTGATGAAACAGGATTATATTGTTGGAATTCAGGATATGGGCGCCGCTGGGTTAACCTGTTCAAGTTGCGAGATGCCAGCGAAAGGAAGAAGTGGGATTGAAATAGATGTAGCAAAAGTTCCGCGTCGTGCAACCGGTATGACACCGTATGAAGTGATGTTATCGGAATCGCAGGAACGAATGCTTATTTGCGGGAAAAAAGGGTACGAACAGAAAATTAAACAGATATTTGCAAAATGGGATTTGGAAGCGGTGGTTATCGGCAAAGTTCGAACTGATGGAATGATGCGGATTAAAGATGGAAACCAAATCGTAGCAGAAATTCCGGTATCATCGTTAACGGATGACGCGCCGGTATATAACCGTCCAGCGAAAAAACCGAAATATATTGATACGTTACAATCGGTAGATTTATCGAAATTACGAGAACCGAACGATTATAACCAGGTTTTACTGCGTCTTCTGAATTCGCCGAATATCGGTAGTAAACAGTGGATATACGAACAGTATGACCATATGGTGAGAACGAATACAATTGTTCTCCCCGGACAAGGAGACGCTGCTGTGTTACGTATCAAAAAAACGAATACGGCGATTGCGGTAACTACCGACGGTAACGGACGATACTGTTATCTCGACCCGAACCTCGGCGGACGGATTGCGGTTGCGGAAGCGGCGCGAAACTGTGTTTGTGTCGGTGCGAAACCGATTGCGATAACCGATTGTTTGAATTTCGGGAATCCGGAGAAACCGGAAATTATGTGGCAGTTCATTGAAGCGGTGAACGGAATCGCAGAAGCGTGTAAAACGCTCGGAACACCGGTAACGGGTGGGAATGTGAGTTTCTATAATGAAACGGAAGGAGTAGCTATCTACCCTACCCCAGTTATCGGAATGCTCGGTCTGATTGAACATTATCAATCGAATCCTCGGAGATATACTACGTTCGGATTTAAACATGATTCGGATTATATCGTTCTCCTTGGTGAAACGAAAGAAGAACTCGGTGGTAGTGAATATCTGAAAGTGATACATAACCGCGTTGCGGGGAAACCGCCATCACTCGATTTAGAAAAAGAAAT from bacterium encodes:
- the purQ gene encoding phosphoribosylformylglycinamidine synthase subunit PurQ, with protein sequence MKIGIIVFPGSNCDHDCYYVSKHVLKQETVYIWHKEHSLQNCDLIILPGGFSYGDYLRTGAIARFSPIMQSVIKFANNGGLVLGICNGFQILLEAGLLPGAMRRNTTLRFICKYVYIRTENTETPFTNVCQPNRVLKIPIAHGEGNYYIDESGYQELIKNDQIIFRYCEPNGRITANANPNGSLDNIAGICNRDKNILGLMPHPERASEPILGSADGKLIFDSILNRFAIA
- the purL gene encoding phosphoribosylformylglycinamidine synthase subunit PurL codes for the protein MRNNHICTTDITPELIEQHGLTQEEFQRILDILGRQPTLTELGIYSVMWSEHCSYKSSRIHLKKFPTNGPRILQGPGENAGIIDIGNGLAIVMKIESHNHPSAVEPYQGAATGVGGIIRDIFTMGARPIASLNSLRFGQLNDPKSKHLLSGVVAGIAGYGNCMGIPTVAGEVYFEETYRDNCLVNVMCVGLVKTDKIYKAIACGKDNPIIYVGSTTGRDGIHGCTFASEELDEHSQEDRPSVQVGDPFMEKKLLEACLELMKQDYIVGIQDMGAAGLTCSSCEMPAKGRSGIEIDVAKVPRRATGMTPYEVMLSESQERMLICGKKGYEQKIKQIFAKWDLEAVVIGKVRTDGMMRIKDGNQIVAEIPVSSLTDDAPVYNRPAKKPKYIDTLQSVDLSKLREPNDYNQVLLRLLNSPNIGSKQWIYEQYDHMVRTNTIVLPGQGDAAVLRIKKTNTAIAVTTDGNGRYCYLDPNLGGRIAVAEAARNCVCVGAKPIAITDCLNFGNPEKPEIMWQFIEAVNGIAEACKTLGTPVTGGNVSFYNETEGVAIYPTPVIGMLGLIEHYQSNPRRYTTFGFKHDSDYIVLLGETKEELGGSEYLKVIHNRVAGKPPSLDLEKEMRLHQAVLTAIAHGFIHSAHDCAEGGLAVALAECCLAGNIGAKVNLPAKRFMPSVALFSESQSRIIVSVAEKNLTRLEKIMLQYHVPMTVLGLVGGKQLHIGLNERGRGRRDHLIDIPISELHKAYYSAIQL
- the purS gene encoding phosphoribosylformylglycinamidine synthase subunit PurS, coding for MFKVNIYVTLKKSVLDPQGRAVQNALHSLGFKEVAEVRVGRFIQLEINGKNKKTVEKQVHKMCDQLLANPVIEDYHYSIE